One Aptenodytes patagonicus chromosome 7, bAptPat1.pri.cur, whole genome shotgun sequence genomic window, ATTCAACCTTGGCAAGTGATCTGAGAAGGGACAGAAAACAGAACCGCAGGGGGAAGTACGTCCTTTTCAGTTTCTGCTACACCAAATGAAACCACGTTACGGTCCCAACCATCAGCCCAGTCTCTCCCTGGGGATGGTGACTTACACCCACAATGTTTCTGGGGCTGTCAAACCTAATGAAAGATAAATAGAGTCACGCTTTCGCTCCCGAAAGCGGAGACTCCGGTTCGGGTTTCAGGCGCACCGGCACGGCGAGTAAACTAAAGTCAGGAGCGATGACTGCGGAAACATTCAACATCCCTGCACACCTCCTCTCCGAGGGAACTTACAGGGGAAAAATCAGCTTTAGCAGCAGGGGAAATTCAAAGCTATTTTTAAGGGCGTCCCAGCCCGCTGTCCAGAGCGGAGCGGTAAGCACCAAGCACTACTCCAGTGCCGGGACATCGCACTGGAGGGGAAGCGCAGACTGCCGGGAAGCTCAGCATCTACGGGCTCAGAGCGATGCCAGGTTGTGCAGCATTTTAGAAGGTGTCAGGCACGTACCACCCCAGAGGAGCGGAAGGAAGGCCGTGGATAGTCTGTCCTGCCACTTCTGGCATGTCCTGTTTCCAGTTATAAATAGAACAAATTCGGACTGGGACAAATACTGCAATTCAGGCAATATTAACTCCAACATTTCAGAATGAACAGCCTCACAACGTATCGCCGTACAACGCTAAATACCCTTACGCTGAAGTGCCAACAGATTCTATCGGCAGCTTTAGGACGCGCTCTGAACGGAGCCCGCGGCGGTACTCACTGTAGAGGTTGTTGACTAGCTCGGGGTGCGTCTTTCCGCTTGAAGTCCAGGCCATCGTTCTGGCAAAGAGCAGTCCCATGAGTGTAAGCACGGCGCAGGGCGGCAGGCAGCTCATCCCACGCAGACGGGCAGCGGCCTGCTGAGAGAGGGACTTCAAAACCAGCTGTTCGACAGGCACCCCGAAAGTTAATCTTTCCTCGCCCTGACGCGATCTCGCACTTATTACACCATTCGAAAGGGGACAGAGCTTGCACGTTACGTAGGACAGACTGGCAGCCCCAGAGACTCGGCACCGCTACCCTGATACGGCGGTAAGAAATAATTACCGGCCGGCTGCAGCTCTCCACGTTTAAAGCGACAAATCGCACCGGCAGCGGCTGCTTCACGCCGAGCCCCGGAAAACCCAGTTACGGGGCTGGGTGGTGGGCGCAGGGCGGGAAGGAGCCCTTCAGCGCCGGGGGCTGCCAGAGGGGGACGGCAGACTGCCGGCTTGAACCGCCGCTGCCCGCCCAGCTGGCAACGCTGCCGTGCGGGTCGGGGCGACGCCGGTTAACGGCCGAGCCGCCGGGAGGGGACGAGGCCTGCGCCCCGGCGGAGGGCACGGGGGtgcccgcggggccgcggcggggagcaGGGCGGTCCCTCCTCGGAAAGGCCGCGGCAGAGCCGGAGCTGGCAAAGCCGCCGCCGGCGGTGAGAGCGCGCCCCGGGCACCGGAGCCACAAGacccgcccgccccgggggagCGGCTTCCCCCCAGGCTCGGCCGGCACCGGGCGGCCGCCGCCTTgctggggaaagcggggccgagAGGGCACGGCGGCCGGCCCGGAGCAGGCCCcaggccgccccctccccgccaggGGCCCGCGGCCAcgccagcccccccccctccccgggccggtgCCGGTACCGGTACCGGTACTGGACCCGCGCGCCTCGGCACCCACCGCGCAGCCGCACTAGGCCCCCCGCGGCCCGTTGCCAGGTGTAACGGCTCACTCGCCTCCTCCGCGCAGGAAAACTTCCGCCCTTTGCCACGATGGCGCCGTAGCGGATTCAGTGTCCCTCACGCATCCCGGCGATTCCCCGCCCTCCGCTGGGCGGCGGGCTAATAGGCGCCCTctcgccgccgggggagcgcggcgATTGGCCAGACCCGGACGCCAATCGACGAGCGGTGAGAAGCCGGTGCAGCTTCCCGTGTTTCTGGTGCGGGCGGCTGCGGCAGCGGCCGAGGCGGGTGCGGGGACGGGGATCGGGACCGGGGCCCCTCCGTGGCCCCTCCGTGTCCCCGGGGAGGAGGCTCGggcggccccggggagcggcggtGACAGGGGCCTCTGGGAGTAAGGGGCGGAGGGGGCGCCGTGCCGGGCAGGGGCGGCGCGGCCTGCCTCCCCGCGGGGTCCCTCAGGCCCTGAGGGGCTCTCTGAGTCCCTGGGTATAAATGCGACACACTAGAGCCTTCCTCTCAGGAGGGAGGCCACACTCTTCCCCGGTGGGATGAGAGGTCCCTAAAACGTCTGGTGACATGACTTGGGCAGAGGGGGGTAGATAGGGGGAGGCCTGGGGGAGAGGGTTTTCTGCTTGGTATTCATCATTTTATTCCCCCCACCTCAGGACTTCACGATGAGAATGATTGAGAGCGTTGACTCCGTGGTCACCAGGTCCAGCGAAGACCTCTGGGCTGAAATCTGTTCGTGTCTGCCACATCCCGACCAGAAGGACGCTAGCGATGCTTTTACAGACTCCTTCATGGATTCATATGCCGATGGAGGAAGCCAGGGCAGTGGATCAGATGGCTCTTCCCAAACAAATCTGAAGCCCTGGGCACCCCTGAATGATTCGGAGGTGTATTTGGCATCCCTAGGTGAGTGTCTGGTGAGGCTTCGATTTCTCCATTTGCTTAGGTGGCAGCTATGGCTCTGTTTATGCGGCTGAGGTGATGGTGCTCACAGCTCCGGTTGGAAAGACATCTTGCAACTATTTAATAGAGCATCTGACTCATTGACTGCAAGTGCATTAATGGAAATGAGAAGCACAGTCATGGCTTCTTCAGCTATGCCACAGAAAGGAACTTTTTACCAAGTACAAACcaaagaatttgtttttttcccccaaaataagtGGGGTAGGGACActgctgttttttctctgaagagcGTGTAGTTCCACTGTAGTTGACTTGGGGAGGGGAAATGTGTTCTGAACTCATTATAGAGCCTATGTGTTTTTGTGTTACCAGTATTTGTCTCAGTCTTTTTATGGAGCCTCGGGAGACGCTTCCGagtggaaagagaaaagtgaaatttctttCTGTGACCTGTTTTCTGGTTGGAGAGGGGGAGGACAGGTATGGGAAAGCAAGCTCTGATGCTTTCCCAAATCATGCCTGCTAGAATCTGTATGTTAAGATGACAGATCATGCAGATCGTCTTTGTGTGATTGCTTCTCTTAATTCCTGCATAATCTATCAAGCCATAGATTGATTGTGAACAGTGTTACATCTGATAGAAACACTTGATACGAGGGATGAGAAGGTTACCAGTACTGGAGCTAACATCCTAGCACAGCTAAGCGCTGCAGTCTTTAGCTCTAAGGCCATGGAATTTGTCACCCTGTTTTAAGTATTTCCTACTCCCTTCAGAAGTAGGAACATGTACATGCTGTACAACAGCATTCAACCCCAGGACGGATGTTCCTCTTGCCTGTTAGGAGGAATCTTTGGGGTTCCTCTGCTCTCCAGCAGTTGGACTGCTACTCCCTCCGCTCATAGCAAAATGTTCCATCTTTATGgctcttcttttccccttcttcccctcctgtgGAGTTATTTCTATCTTGGGTCAGTTTGTAACCTGGTTTGCAGCCACACACATAGTTGTCTGGGCTTGCGTAGGAGGCTGCATACAGAAACAGGCCGGgaggaatgggtggcagaagtgGCTTTTTAGGCTTTTATTTCTGCTAGAGCTTCCATCTTGCCTTAGTTGCTGTTTTAGACTATTATTTCACAATACGCTAAGTAGAGCTCTTAGTATCAGATCAAGGGTGCCACAGCAACAAGACATAAATTGCTCTTCTGGTATTAATTACTGCTGCAGTTCCAACTTGTTCAGAAAATGCTAGTGGATTAATTTTTACAAGCAGGCTTCAGACTAGATCTGTGTCTGTTTTCTCACAGCCAGGACGAAAGCGTAACAGTAGCACAAAGCTTCTCTTGCATATTCTGGCTAAGTCAACGGAAATACAAACCTGTTCTAGGTTTGTACCTGGCCAGGGTTAGCGATTGTGAAATTGTAGCATCAGCCTGGCAGTATATTTGGACAGATACAATAATTCAAATCTTCTGAATTGCTAGGGCCAGAGACTTTTGGTGACAGCTCAGTTCTGCGACAGAAGACAACCTCCAAAAAGCTCAACAGGTGGGCCACAGTGTTGTGAACTAGCCCAATTCAACTAATGCTGATACGCTTCTCAGTAAAAAGCGTGATTACGAATCGATACCTGACCCAATTTAAGGAGCAAACCATTATAATGGGATTTTGTGACCAGAGGAATTAATGAAATTTGCTTTCTTGTAGCTTTGTGTATTGTAGTCGGATTACCCTGCGTCTGGTAAGGAGGTGCTTTTCATCGTCCCCTGTGGCTGAGAAAGTCACGATACCACATTCTGTTATGAGATAACCAACTAATAATACTGCTGCACtcgcacttttttccccctcagtttgGGCATTATTTGGATTTGCGCTACAGTGAGTGTGGTTTATATTCCATGCCAATTTGCATGCAAATTGTGGGAACTTAATGCCTATGAGATCTGAACCCTCCTGTGTGATTTCGTGGAAACTGAACAGTAAGTGTGGAAGTTATTAAAACTCAGAAATGGGCAGAGTTGACTGATCGCATAAACCTTATTTCCTTCAGAAGCATCCCCTAAAAAATATCATCTTCTATACATACAAGAAATATAGTCATGCAGACTTGAAATACAGGGGggaaaaatgacttttaaaagatGGCTTAGTCTTGAAAAGttaatttaacttttttgatATAGAAATCCAGatacttcttttcttccctttcagaaaaACATAATAAAGATGATAAAGACCCCTCCTTTGCCTTTTCACAGAGAGAAGACTGATGAGAATTAAAGGCTTGTCTCAAGAGGTGACCTCCAAGGATATGCTGCGCACTCTCTCCCAGGCTAAGAAGGAATGCTGGGACAGGTTCCTGCAGGAGAAGTTTGAGTCTGAATTTTATGTAGAAGGACATGACTCTGATGAGAGGTAATAAGCAAGTCGATGAGAAGGGATTACCGCTCACCGTGTTTGCAAACAGACTTTATTTCTTGAAAACTAAAATAAGGTTTTGTCAGGACTTGTGATAGGGCTTTATGACAAAAATAACATCTCATTGCAACTTGGCTTTCTGAAACAGTTTGATAATGACCATTTGCGTAGAGGGGAACACGCAGAGCACGTAGGGTTTGAACTTTCGATGCTGTTCACTGATTTTTGCGTCCCTCAGACTGGGGCGATCCAGCGTGGAAACAACCGGAACCTACTTGATAATTTCCCGTGTCACATTTGGGGTAGGGAGGGAATGGGGTGGAGGAGGAGATGTCTAATGTGTCTCAgatcgctttttttttttttttttttttttttttttttttttaagacttaacTTTAAAAGTGAACCCCAGGCCAT contains:
- the CCDC32 gene encoding coiled-coil domain-containing protein 32, coding for MRMIESVDSVVTRSSEDLWAEICSCLPHPDQKDASDAFTDSFMDSYADGGSQGSGSDGSSQTNLKPWAPLNDSEVYLASLERRLMRIKGLSQEVTSKDMLRTLSQAKKECWDRFLQEKFESEFYVEGHDSDESTLEHLKRWLQPDKVAINTEEVQYLIPPESQPEKQETEEEPPAAEQ